One window of the Nitrospinota bacterium genome contains the following:
- a CDS encoding glycosyltransferase family 39 protein, whose translation MGFILEGNQDFRHPVLMLQTARVLNSVFGFENGDRLIFLCRSVSAFFGVLIVWFTYLLAREILEIKYALFAALAVSVSPIMVIHAHYFKEDMIFTAFSLLSLIGFLKFMDRPTLARNFLWGLATGLAFSAQYKAVLLGALYFLIPFFWPKVDKRWLFKSIGIGFGVAFVVFVVVNYPIFLHPEKFFEGVNHEAGHLIRGHRLKIHAIPQGFSFHLLHSIVPGISWGLTLLALGGLFRVAVKWKGTSNVEKLFFLYVTIFYFSNEVIPLKPFPDFMRYMIPVIPLLIIFSCRSLPFVESWIQSAFRMRTTQSLSLPLMILFILWPLYDSILLNYHLTRDTRSKSQEWVESSGKKVLYGRYTNTFNLNGDFRTILDVDITGAKKSGVEYLLVSSFVYDRYLIGGKLEGQGPQVYELYEKYSRLFSQPYIEIKPEHKSFAFSNPVIRIVDISGWTEALKQEGSE comes from the coding sequence GGTGATCGGCTGATTTTTCTTTGCCGATCGGTTTCAGCATTTTTTGGTGTTCTGATCGTTTGGTTTACCTACCTCCTGGCCCGGGAAATCCTGGAGATCAAATACGCTTTGTTTGCGGCCCTCGCCGTTTCCGTATCCCCCATTATGGTGATTCATGCGCACTATTTTAAGGAGGATATGATATTTACGGCGTTTAGCCTGCTGTCTTTGATTGGCTTTTTAAAATTCATGGATCGGCCAACTTTGGCTCGAAATTTTCTTTGGGGTTTGGCCACGGGCCTTGCCTTTTCGGCGCAATACAAAGCGGTTCTTTTGGGAGCGCTTTATTTTCTCATTCCATTTTTCTGGCCGAAGGTGGACAAGCGCTGGCTTTTTAAAAGTATCGGCATCGGTTTTGGGGTGGCGTTTGTTGTATTTGTCGTTGTCAACTATCCGATATTTCTGCATCCTGAAAAATTTTTTGAGGGTGTGAATCATGAAGCGGGTCATTTGATAAGAGGCCATCGGCTTAAGATTCATGCCATCCCGCAGGGCTTCAGCTTCCACTTATTGCATAGCATTGTTCCGGGAATTTCCTGGGGTCTTACGTTGCTGGCTCTGGGAGGCTTGTTCCGTGTGGCGGTAAAATGGAAGGGAACTTCCAACGTTGAAAAATTATTTTTTCTCTATGTGACGATATTTTATTTTTCAAACGAAGTAATCCCTCTCAAGCCGTTTCCGGATTTCATGCGTTATATGATCCCGGTCATTCCGTTGCTGATCATTTTTTCATGCCGTTCCCTTCCTTTTGTAGAGTCCTGGATACAATCCGCGTTTCGCATGCGAACGACTCAAAGCTTGAGTTTGCCGCTCATGATTTTATTCATTCTGTGGCCGCTGTACGATTCCATTCTGCTGAATTATCATTTAACCCGGGATACCCGTTCTAAGTCTCAGGAGTGGGTCGAGTCTTCAGGGAAAAAGGTGCTGTATGGCAGGTACACCAATACCTTCAATTTGAATGGTGACTTTAGAACAATTCTGGATGTGGATATTACAGGGGCAAAAAAAAGCGGGGTTGAATACTTGTTGGTCAGCAGTTTTGTTTATGACCGCTATCTGATTGGAGGCAAATTAGAGGGGCAAGGCCCGCAGGTTTATGAGTTGTATGAAAAATACAGTCGCCTGTTTTCCCAGCCTTACATTGAAATCAAACCGGAGCATAAGAGCTTTGCTTTTTCAAACCCGGTCATTCGCATTGTCGATATTAGCGGTTGGACAGAGGCCCTCAAGCAAGAGGGCTCGGAATAA
- a CDS encoding Spy/CpxP family protein refolding chaperone has protein sequence MQTKKTPLLIATTSSFLLAGFLFFTSMAGANPAAHVSGLNSLIGAKNTDSAGSYIHEADKQEGSKSTSATEASESKADAPPKGHGMMQGKKEGSGGDKYSHGAPHAGSHGSSGHKGSHGKNPFKHILCFEEKLGLTAAQVEQIKSGEFEYEKFKVQSHASHAIAHMELDRLVHAETLDEAKIRSVGDQLIEIKSATIRAMIEAKILLLKILTPEQRSKVKEMHSRR, from the coding sequence ATGCAAACTAAAAAAACACCGCTACTCATTGCAACGACCTCCTCGTTCCTACTAGCCGGATTTTTATTTTTCACATCCATGGCCGGAGCCAACCCTGCCGCCCATGTTTCGGGTTTGAACTCCCTGATAGGGGCCAAGAATACTGACAGCGCCGGTAGCTACATCCATGAGGCCGACAAACAGGAAGGTAGCAAAAGCACCAGTGCTACCGAGGCGAGTGAAAGCAAAGCCGACGCCCCCCCCAAGGGTCATGGAATGATGCAGGGGAAAAAAGAAGGCAGTGGCGGTGACAAATATTCGCATGGCGCTCCCCACGCTGGAAGCCATGGATCGTCAGGGCACAAAGGGTCTCATGGGAAAAACCCTTTCAAGCACATTCTATGTTTTGAAGAGAAACTGGGTTTGACAGCAGCGCAGGTTGAGCAAATCAAATCCGGGGAATTTGAATATGAAAAATTTAAGGTCCAGTCCCATGCCAGCCACGCCATTGCGCACATGGAACTCGACCGACTGGTTCATGCAGAAACCCTTGACGAGGCCAAAATCAGGAGCGTGGGGGACCAACTCATCGAAATCAAATCTGCAACCATTCGCGCCATGATCGAGGCAAAAATCTTGCTCCTGAAAATTCTGACACCAGAACAAAGGAGTAAGGTTAAGGAAATGCATTCCAGGCGTTAA